TCGTCGACGTGCTTTAGGGTGTGAACCTTGGTGCGAAGCACCCGATTCTTTTGCACCGGTTCGTTGACAGTTCGTCTTGATGGTCATCCGAGCAACCTTCCATGGTGATCGTTAACAGGGCCGGCGTCTCCGCGCGGCTCTCTTCCGCTTGTAGAGTCACTTATCGTGTGAACTTATATGGATCTTGCGGGTAATTCAGGACTTTTGCCGATTCGAAGGGCTCAAACGCGTTCGACACCGTTTTCTCAAGACAATGCCACGATTTCGCCAGATCCGCTCGGCTGGACCAGGATCGGACTTGAGACAAACCGGTGATTTTTCTAGCCTCCACCGCGAATAGCTTCGATAACGTCGCCCGCCGAACCAACCGGCAACCTGTCGCACAGTGACCGATCCCGTGTCAACCGCGACAAGCGTTCTCGAAATGACCCACCTTACCGAAGAAGACAGCGATTCAAAGGAGTGATCGTTATGGTCCAGCCTCTACGGCCTTTCGCAACCATGCGGACGCTTGCCATCCTGTGTGGCGCGTTGTTGCTTGCAAATCTACCCGGCCAACCGCCCGTCTATGGCGACGATGCCAACCCCGTCGTCGCCGTCGTCAATGCGGATCCCATCACGCGGCAAATGCTGGCCGACGCCACGCTTGCGCGATACGGCGATTCCGTGCTCGACAACGTCATCATCAATCGTCAACTGATCCTTGAAGCTTGCAATGACCGTGGAATGCAAGTCTCCCAAGCCGAAGTTAGCGAAGAAATCGGCCGCCTCGCCACCAAGTTCGGCTTCAGCGTCCAAGACTACCTGAAACTGTTGCAAGACGAACGCAATATCGATCCCGGACGCTACGGTCGAGAAATCATCTGGCCGATGCTGGCGCTTCGAAAACTGGTTGCCGATCAAGTCGAACCGACCGAGGAAGAGTTCAACCGAGCCTACGTCGCTCAGTACGGCGAAGCGGTCAAGTGCCGAATGATCATGGTCGCCGATCAACAAAAAGCTCAGATGCTGCACCGAGAAGCGGTCGCCAACCCAAGCAATTTCGCAACCCTTGCCAAACAAAACAGTGACGACGAAGTCAGTGCGAGTGTCGGCGGTTTGATTCCACCGATCCGCCGCTACATGGGTGATTCGCGAATCGAAGAAGCCGCGTTCGCTCTGGAGAAAAATGAGATTTCGCCGATTTTGCAAGTCGGCGATCAATGGATGTTCGTTCAAGCGGTCCGGCGGATGCCCGCGACGGTTCCCAACGCCCAAGCCATGCCGGCGATTCGCGAACAGATCAATGATCGCATCCGCGACCAAAAGATGAAGACAGCTGCGACAGAGTTGTTCACTCAACTGCAGCGCGACGCTAACGTCGTTAAAGTCTTTGGGGATGAATCGCTCGAAAAACAGTATCCCGGTATTGCTGCGGTCGTCAACAACAGCCGAATTACGATCGCTCAATTGGCTGCCGAGTGCGTCAAGCGTCACGGCGATGACGTTCTCGAAGGCGAAATCAATCGTAAGATTCTGAATCAAGCGCTATCCAAAGCCCAAAAGAAGGTGACTTCCGAAGACGTTCAAGCCGAGATTGAGCGAGCGGCAAAAGGCTATGGCTTTATCAAAGGCGACGGCTCGGCAGACATCGATGGCTGGATCGAATCGGTCACCAGCGATGGCGAGACAACGTACGAGATCTATGTCAACGATGCGGTTTGGCCCAGCGTCGCACTGAAGAAACTTGTCGAAGATCGTGTCCATGTGACCGAACAAGACCTACAAGTCGGCTTCGAAAGCAACTTTGGCCCTCGCGTCGAAGTCCTCGCTTGCGTCCTCGGTGACCAACGCACCGCCCAAAAAGTCTGGAAGATGGCTCGCGACAATCCATCCGAAGAGTTCTTTGGACGGTTGGCCGAAGACTATAGCATCGAACCGGTTTCGGCGAGCAACAGCGGAAAGGTGCCTCCGATTCGCAAGTACAGCGGTCAACCAACGATCGAACGGGAAGCCTTCGAGTTGAAACCCGGCGAACTGAGCGGCGTGATCGGTGTGGGCGACAAGTACATCTTGCTAAAGTGCCAAGGCCGGACCCAACCAGTGGTCAGTGAACAATCGGCAGTCCGAGAAGAACTGGTTCGAGATCTTACCGAGCGAAAGTTCTCGGCAGAGATGGCCAAAGAGTTCGACAATCTGAAAGACACCGCGGAAATTGAAAACTACTTCACCGCGGTTAAAGAGATTGCTTCGGCCTCTCGCTCGAACGCTACGCAGCGATAGCAGTGGCTCGAACGACTGGTCACCGGGAAGCTGAACTTCACAGACTGACATACTGTTGGTCTGCTGCGGCTTCAACTACGGTTCGCGAAAGTCGCTAATGATTAGATCCATTTGCGAATACGGATTCGTATCATCAGCCGACGGGCGTTAGCCTCGGTGCTTGCACCGAAGCCGGGGCTAATGCCATGCGGCTAATCCTAAAATCGAGTTGGAACGAAGCGCTCGATACAACGGAGCTGTGACATCCGGGGCAGACGCCCGTCACCTATTCCTAGCTTCAAAATTCAGCGAAACGTGTCGCCGATCAATCACACGGATTGGATTGCAACATCTTTTGGTTTTGGTTTGGGCTCAAGGTTCCCTTTGCCCGCTATTCGCGGGCGTCTGTGAAGGAGGGAGACGCCGATAGCGGAATAACTGAAAGCGATCTCAACAAGTTGCCCAGCGGACTTTCGCCCTAAGATGTAGATTCAGGCGTCCCTGACCATCTACAATTCCGCGTGCAATTGCTGGCGGTGCGTCAGTGCTGGCCAGACGGCACCACCGGCGGTCAGCGAAACAGAAACCGCCAGGAATGCCGTCCCAGCCACTTTGCGGCGACTGGTGACGGACGGCGGTATGCCCCCACAAGGACTCGAACCTTGGACCCACTGATTAAGAGTCAGTTGCTCTACCAACTGAGCTATAGGGGCGGAGTGGTTTTTACGCCGCGCGGGGTTGTGGATTACAACCGCTGCCCGACGATGGCCGTTGGTCTCGCTGGAAGACTCAACTGCGAAGCGGCAAACTCTAGCAAATCCCGTTGGCCTGCGGAAGGCGGACCTCGTTAATTTCCGCTAAACGGGTCAATTCCGCGAAGCCGGGGCCAATCGCGTTTCTTGAGCAATTCAGTCGAGATTCTTCAAGATGCCGAACCGTTTGGCCGAAAACCTTTCCTAGGCCCTCTGACCGGACGGCAGTAAGCCGATTTACGCCGCGGCCCACAGGCTGCCGCCAACGCCTGTGCACCTGTTTGATTTGCCAGCCCCTTCGATCGGCCCAGGCGATCTCAGACCTCCCCACCGATGCCAAACCCCATGCTGACTCCGCAAAACACCTTTTTACGCGTCGATATGCAACGCTTCGGCTTGAAATTTGCCACCGTCGCGGTGTTGCTGTTCGGTGCCG
The sequence above is a segment of the Roseiconus lacunae genome. Coding sequences within it:
- a CDS encoding peptidylprolyl isomerase — its product is MVQPLRPFATMRTLAILCGALLLANLPGQPPVYGDDANPVVAVVNADPITRQMLADATLARYGDSVLDNVIINRQLILEACNDRGMQVSQAEVSEEIGRLATKFGFSVQDYLKLLQDERNIDPGRYGREIIWPMLALRKLVADQVEPTEEEFNRAYVAQYGEAVKCRMIMVADQQKAQMLHREAVANPSNFATLAKQNSDDEVSASVGGLIPPIRRYMGDSRIEEAAFALEKNEISPILQVGDQWMFVQAVRRMPATVPNAQAMPAIREQINDRIRDQKMKTAATELFTQLQRDANVVKVFGDESLEKQYPGIAAVVNNSRITIAQLAAECVKRHGDDVLEGEINRKILNQALSKAQKKVTSEDVQAEIERAAKGYGFIKGDGSADIDGWIESVTSDGETTYEIYVNDAVWPSVALKKLVEDRVHVTEQDLQVGFESNFGPRVEVLACVLGDQRTAQKVWKMARDNPSEEFFGRLAEDYSIEPVSASNSGKVPPIRKYSGQPTIEREAFELKPGELSGVIGVGDKYILLKCQGRTQPVVSEQSAVREELVRDLTERKFSAEMAKEFDNLKDTAEIENYFTAVKEIASASRSNATQR